In Macadamia integrifolia cultivar HAES 741 chromosome 1, SCU_Mint_v3, whole genome shotgun sequence, a single window of DNA contains:
- the LOC122075099 gene encoding F-box protein SKIP1, translated as MEEGTRGGECETKSDSDWAELTHECLTNILSRLSLEDRWRGTMLVCKSWFRVCKDPCFFSTFDLESQFQSVPESPLWWSPEFERKIDAMLLSIVNWSAAHLKEIRVRHCSERSLAFVAERCPNLEVLSIKSCPNVTNTSLFKIASGCPLLKELDISYCYEVSYESLEMIGKKCLNLKVFKRNFMNWLDPSQHRGVVSDEYLNACPQDGDVEAAAIVKFMPHLEHLELRFSKLSASGLGTISKGCPNLEYLDLFGCANLTSRDMANASANLKNLKRIVKPNFYIPRSVFHTERYDHWRLYDERFQTDIFRI; from the exons ATGGAGGAAGGCACACGAGGCGGTGAGTGTGAAACAAAGAGTGACTCGGACTGGGCCGAGTTGACTCACGAATGCTTGACGAACATACTGTCGAGGTTGAGCTTGGAGGACCGATGGAGAGGAACCATGCTCGTCTGCAAGTCGTGGTTCCGCGTCTGCAAGGATCCTTGTTTCTTTTCCACCTTCGACCTAGAATCCCAATTCCAATCTGTCCCCGAGTCGCCTCTATGGTGGTCTCCCGAATTCGAGAGGAAGATCGATGCCATGCTCCTTTCTATCGTCAATTGGAGCGCTGCACATCTCAAGGAGATTCGCGTCAGGCACTGTTCTGAGCGTTCTCTCGCTTTCGTGGCCGAAAG GTGTCCAAACCTTGAGGTTCTTTCAATCAAGAGCTGCCCAAATGTTACTAATACGTCACTTTTCAAGATAGCATCTGGGTGCCCACTGCTTAAGGAACTTGACATCAGCTACTGCTATGAAGTATCTTATGAATCACTAGAGATGATTGGAAAGAAGTGTCTAAACCTCAAAGTTTTTAAACGGAACTTTATGAATTGGCTTGACCCTTCCCAACACCGTGGAGTTGTTTCGGATGAATATCTAAATGCTTGCCCTCAAGATGGGGATGTAGAGGCTGCTGCAATTGTAAAGTTCATGCCTCATCTGGAACACCTTGAGCTCCGGTTCTCAAAGTTGTCAGCCAGTGGCCTTGGTACAATCTCTAAAGGTTGTCCGAACTTGGAATACTTGGATCTGTTCGGGTGTGCAAACTTGACTAGCCGGGATATGGCAAATGCATCGGCAAACctgaagaacttgaagaggatTGTGAAACCCAATTTTTACATTCCTAGGTCAGTCTTCCACACTGAGAGGTATGACCATTGGAGGTTGTATGACGAGCGTTTCCAAACAGATATTTTTCGGATTTAA